In Cyclopterus lumpus isolate fCycLum1 chromosome 9, fCycLum1.pri, whole genome shotgun sequence, a single genomic region encodes these proteins:
- the naa35 gene encoding N-alpha-acetyltransferase 35, NatC auxiliary subunit: protein MVMKSAVDDDDAGWGLGIPEKMKNNANWVDITHEFKGACKELNLGELLHDKLFGLFEAMSAIEMMDPKMDAGMIGNQVNRKVLNFEQAIKEGAIKVKDLSLPELIGIIDTSFCCLITWLEGHSLAQTVFTCLYVHNPDLIEEPPLKAFALGILKVCDIAREKVNKAAVFEEEDFQAMTYGFKMANNVTDLRVTGMLKDVEDELQRKVKNTRCRQGEQRAPEVELEHQQFLALFNRIKFTRLLLTALITFTKKETSSVGEAQKLVAQAADLLSAINSSIQHGIQSQNDTTKGDHPIMMGFEPLVNQRLLPPTFPRYAKIIKREDMVAYFSKLIERIKTVCDVINTTNLHGILDFFCEFSEQSPCVLSRSLLQTTFLIDNKKVFGTHLMQDMIKDALRYFVSPPVLSYKCCLFNNHQAKDYIDSFVTHCSRPFCSLIQIHGHNRARQRDKLGHILEEFATLQDEAEKVDAALHGLLMKLEPQRQHLACLGTWILYHNLRIMIQYLLSGFELELYSMHEYYYIYWYLSEFLYAWLMSTLSRADSSQMAEERIMEEQVKGRSSKKTKKKKKVRPLSKEITMSQAYQNMCAGMYKTMVALDMDGKVQKPQFELDSEQVRYEHRFAPFNSVVTPPPVHYIQFKEMSDLKKYNPPPGSADLYMAASKHFQQAKLILENVPCPDPEVNRILKVAKPNIVVMKLLAGGHKKETKVLPEFDFSAHKYFPVVKII from the exons ATGGTGATGAAGTCAGCAGTTGACGATGATGATGCTGGCTGGGGGCTGGGCATCCcagaaaagatgaaaaacaatGCCAACTGGGTTGACATTACACATGAATTTAAGGGTGCATGCAAAG AGTTGAACCTTGGAGAGTTGCTTCATGACAAACT GTTTGGCCTGTTTGAGGCCATGTCCGCCATAGAGATGATGGATCCTAAGATGGACGCCGGAATGATTGGAAACCAGGTCAACAGGAAAGTACTCAACTTTGAACAAGCTATCAAG GAAGGTGCCATTAAGGTGAAAGACCTGAGTCTTCCTGAACTAATTGGGATCATAGACACAAGTTTCTGCTGTTTG ATCACATGGCTGGAGGGCCACTCCCTGGCGCAGactgtgtttacctgtctgtaCGTCCATAACCCCGACCTGATTGAAGAGCCACCTCTTAAAGCCTTTGCTCTGGGCATCCTGAAGGTGTGTGACATTGCCCGAGAGAAAGTGAACAAAGCGGCCGTGTTTGAGGAG GAGGATTTCCAGGCCATGACCTATGGCTTCAAGATGGCCAATAATGTCACAGACCTGCGGGTGACAG GAATGCTGAAAGACGTGGAGGATGAGTTACAGCGGAAAGTTAAG aACACGCGCTGTCGACAGGGTGAGCAGCGAGCCCcggaggtggagctggag CATCAgcagtttttggcacttttcaaTAGAATCAAGTTCACGCGCCTTCTTCTGACTGCACTGATCACCTTTACCAAGAAAGag acCAGCTCGGTTGGCGAGGCCCAGAAGCTCGTGGCTCAAGCTGCTGACCTCTTATCAGCCATTAATTCCAGTATTCAGCACGGCATCCAGTCACAGAATGACACCACTAAAGGAG ACCACCCCATCATGATGGGCTTCGAGCCCCTGGTAAACCAGAGGCTGCTGCCACCGACCTTTCCTCGCTACGCCAAGATCATCAAGAGGGAGGACATGGTGGCTTACTTCAGCAAACTTATAGAGCGCATCAAGACCGTCTGTGATGTGATCAACACCACCAACCTGCATGGCATACTG gaCTTCTTCTGTGAGTTCAGTGAGCAGTCTCCCTGTGTGCTCTCCAGATCTCTGCTCCAG ACAACGTTCCTGATAGATAACAAGAAAGTGTTTGGGACCCACCTGATGCAGGACATGATTAAAGATGCGCTGAGATACTTTGTCAGCCCACCGGTCCTCTCCTACAA GTGTTGTCTGTTCAACAACCACCAGGCAAAGGATTACATTGACTCCTTTGTCACGCACTGCTCCAGG CCGTTCTGCAGTCTGATCCAGATCCACGGGCACAACAGAGCTCGACAGAGAGACAAGCTGGGTCACATCCTTGAAGAGTTCGCCACACTGCAGGACGAG GCAGAGAAGGTGGATGCGGCCCTGCACGGCTTGCTGATGAAACTTGAGCCTCAGCGACAGCATCTAGCCTGTCTCGGCACATGGATCCTCTACCATAACCTGAGGATCATGATCCAATACCTGCTGAGTGGCTTTGAACTAGAGCTGTACAGCATGCATGAGTACTATTACATCTACTG GTACCTGTCCGAGTTCCTTTACGCGTGGCTGATGTCCACCCTGAGCAGAGCCGACTCCTCTCAGATGGCAGAGGAGCGGATAATGGAGGAGCAGGTGAAAGGGCGCAGCAGCAAAaagaccaagaagaagaaaaaag TTCGCCCTCTCAGCAAGGAGATCACCATGAGCCAAGCGTACCAGAACATGTGTGCTGGCATGTACAAG ACTATGGTGGCTTTGGATATGGACGGAAAGGTGCAAAAGCCTCAGTTTGAGCTGGACAGCGAGCAGGTTCGCTACGAGCATCGCTTCGCTCCCTTCAACAGCGTGGTCACGCCCCCACCGGTGCACTATATCCAGTTCAAG GAGATGTCCGATCTAAAGAAGTACAATCCTCCGCCAGGCTCCGCTGACCTGTACATGGCCGCCAGCAAACACTTCCAGCAGGCCAAGCTCATCTTAGAAAATGTGCCCTGTCCAGACCCTGAG GTGAACCGCATACTGAAGGTGGCCAAACCCAACATCGTAGTTATGAAGCTGCTGGCTGGAGGCCACAAGAAGGAGACCAAG GTGCTCCCAGAATTTGACTTCTCGGCTCACAAGTACTTTCCTGTGGTCAAGATCATCTGA